In Arthrobacter sp. MN05-02, one genomic interval encodes:
- a CDS encoding MBL fold metallo-hydrolase: protein MRLIAQDCYQLDHQKGSHGFVVAGAGRAAVIDPGMSSGFDGVVAELRAGEATTGPITDIVLTHYDADHAQVAQRLQETLGATVWIGAADADILRGRVEPKTLFRKVLQRVARVPFPEGARELDGSGEIFAGLEYFPTPGHTPGHYAYQWRGVLFTGDAAKVSADGSVSDFYAIVINDKPVAARTVQLLAEHIRTGSVDWICSGHNAVARTSTPTP from the coding sequence CCCAGGATTGCTACCAGCTCGACCACCAGAAGGGTTCGCACGGGTTCGTCGTGGCGGGAGCCGGCCGCGCAGCGGTGATCGACCCGGGGATGTCCTCCGGGTTCGATGGCGTCGTCGCCGAACTACGCGCCGGAGAGGCGACGACGGGGCCGATCACGGACATCGTCCTCACCCACTACGACGCCGACCACGCGCAGGTCGCGCAGCGGCTGCAGGAGACGCTCGGGGCGACGGTATGGATCGGCGCCGCCGATGCCGACATCCTCCGCGGGAGGGTCGAGCCCAAGACGCTCTTCCGGAAGGTCCTGCAGAGGGTGGCGCGTGTCCCCTTCCCCGAGGGCGCCCGGGAGCTGGACGGGTCGGGTGAGATCTTCGCCGGACTCGAGTACTTCCCGACGCCGGGGCACACCCCCGGCCACTACGCGTACCAGTGGCGTGGCGTGCTCTTCACCGGCGACGCCGCGAAGGTGTCGGCGGACGGCAGCGTCAGCGACTTCTACGCGATCGTCATCAATGACAAGCCCGTGGCCGCACGCACCGTCCAGCTGCTCGCCGAGCACATCCGTACGGGCTCCGTCGACTGGATCTGCTCGGGCCACAACGCGGTGGCGCGGACGAGCACGCCGACGCCATGA
- a CDS encoding 2-hydroxyhepta-2,4-diene-1,7-dioate isomerase has translation MRIARFVVNDDPLFGVVEGAAGSEKVAVIQGDPFYAGVQLTGVRHALEDVRLLAPVIPRSKVVGIGRNYADHIQEMGSETPAAPLMFLKPNTSVIGPGDPVMLPSFSDQISYEAELAVVIGRICKDVPLERVDDVVFGYTCANDLTARDVQKTDDQWARAKGFDTSCPIGPWIETDLDPENLTVRGSLDGELRQDGSTSDMIWGARELVAYVSQAFTLLPGDVILTGTPAGVGMIADGQRYDVEIEGIGRLSNPARR, from the coding sequence ATGCGAATTGCACGCTTTGTCGTAAATGATGACCCACTGTTCGGCGTCGTGGAAGGTGCGGCGGGAAGCGAGAAGGTGGCCGTCATCCAGGGCGACCCCTTTTACGCCGGCGTCCAGCTGACCGGCGTCCGCCATGCGCTGGAGGACGTCCGGCTCCTGGCGCCCGTGATCCCCCGCAGCAAGGTGGTGGGAATCGGCAGGAACTACGCCGACCACATCCAGGAGATGGGCAGCGAGACGCCTGCCGCACCGCTGATGTTCCTCAAGCCCAACACGTCGGTCATCGGCCCCGGTGATCCGGTCATGCTCCCGTCCTTCTCCGACCAGATCTCGTACGAGGCCGAACTGGCCGTCGTCATCGGCAGGATCTGCAAGGACGTTCCGCTCGAGCGGGTCGACGACGTCGTCTTCGGCTACACCTGTGCCAACGACCTGACTGCCCGTGACGTGCAGAAGACGGACGACCAGTGGGCGCGGGCGAAGGGCTTCGACACGTCCTGCCCGATCGGTCCGTGGATCGAGACCGACCTCGATCCCGAGAACCTCACCGTCCGCGGGTCCCTCGACGGCGAACTCCGCCAGGACGGCTCCACGAGCGACATGATCTGGGGTGCGCGGGAACTCGTCGCCTACGTCTCGCAGGCGTTCACCCTCCTCCCCGGAGACGTCATCCTGACCGGGACGCCTGCCGGTGTCGGCATGATCGCGGACGGCCAGCGGTACGACGTCGAGATCGAGGGCATCGGCCGCCTTTCCAACCCGGCCCGCCGCTGA
- a CDS encoding hypothetical protein (possible pseudo due to frameshift) encodes MSRSGDAAVHAPLASSLTAALDRLGTAYELGVGRLPPERLERLHATLDRAGARRSLSGNHTVVGVFGPTGSGKSSLVNALSGTDAARVAVRRPTTSEPLALVWEPAGSGELLDWLGVGQRVELPAGAPLLRGIDLPGHDGGTLDAGASAPSALPREEAHGARGIGDTRQGRAEEPRGLLRRIFGRRGRRGRGAAPSERDVSSGSAQPEATGDAVGLILLDLPDFDSTAAAHRDVVERLARQVDVLLWVVDPQKYADAALHHGFLRGLASHEAVTLVALNQADRLEPADLDAVTSSLAGILAGEGLPGVAVLAVSARTGTGLDRLAEAIRAHAESRAAATRRLTADAAGAATELLPFAAAEPVPPPAADARSALSDELGVAAGVPLVVDAVRSAYRRDAHAVAGWPVTRWLAKLRPDPLRRLNLRRQDVVPEVRRSSLPPSGSLRSVHGWTTHCACSAMHLRRAPPSPGVLRSGTRPAERRGSSRMPSTPPSPARTSRRVDAGGGRSSVSCSGSPSRRSSPDWCGSASLPSSGSCSCRPSMCPASRDSRFPRS; translated from the coding sequence ATGAGCCGATCCGGGGACGCGGCGGTCCACGCACCGCTCGCGTCATCGCTCACGGCCGCCCTCGACCGGCTGGGGACGGCCTACGAGCTCGGAGTGGGTCGGCTGCCCCCGGAACGGCTCGAGCGGCTGCACGCCACACTCGACCGCGCCGGAGCCCGCCGATCGCTGTCCGGCAACCACACGGTCGTCGGTGTCTTCGGGCCCACCGGCAGCGGGAAGTCCTCCCTCGTGAACGCGCTGAGCGGAACGGACGCCGCGCGGGTGGCAGTACGGCGCCCGACGACGTCGGAACCGCTCGCACTGGTCTGGGAGCCCGCGGGAAGCGGCGAACTGCTCGACTGGCTGGGCGTCGGGCAGCGCGTGGAACTGCCGGCCGGGGCCCCGCTCCTCCGGGGAATCGACCTGCCGGGACACGACGGCGGGACCCTGGACGCTGGAGCGTCCGCGCCGTCCGCCCTGCCGAGGGAGGAAGCGCACGGTGCGCGAGGCATCGGGGACACGCGACAGGGACGTGCGGAGGAACCCCGCGGACTCCTGCGCAGGATCTTCGGCCGGCGAGGCCGGCGAGGCCGGGGCGCCGCGCCGTCCGAACGGGACGTTTCCTCCGGTTCTGCCCAGCCGGAGGCGACCGGTGATGCCGTCGGCCTGATCCTCCTGGACCTCCCGGACTTCGACTCCACCGCCGCGGCGCATCGCGACGTCGTGGAACGACTCGCCCGCCAGGTGGACGTCCTGCTGTGGGTCGTCGACCCCCAGAAGTACGCCGATGCGGCGCTCCATCACGGCTTCCTGCGCGGACTGGCGTCCCACGAGGCCGTGACGCTGGTGGCGCTCAACCAGGCGGACCGGTTGGAGCCGGCGGACCTCGACGCCGTCACGTCCTCGCTCGCCGGGATCCTCGCGGGAGAGGGACTTCCCGGCGTGGCCGTCCTGGCGGTGTCCGCACGCACGGGGACGGGCCTCGACCGACTCGCCGAGGCGATCAGGGCCCACGCCGAGAGCCGCGCCGCCGCCACGCGACGACTCACCGCCGACGCCGCGGGAGCAGCCACGGAGCTCCTGCCCTTCGCCGCGGCGGAACCGGTGCCGCCACCCGCAGCGGATGCGAGGTCCGCGCTGTCGGACGAACTCGGTGTCGCCGCCGGTGTCCCTTTGGTCGTCGACGCGGTGCGGTCCGCCTACCGCCGCGACGCGCACGCCGTCGCGGGCTGGCCCGTGACGCGCTGGCTGGCGAAGCTCCGTCCGGATCCCCTGCGCCGCCTCAACCTCCGGCGGCAGGATGTCGTCCCGGAGGTACGCCGGTCGTCGCTGCCCCCCTCGGGCAGCCTGCGCAGCGTGCACGGGTGGACCACGCACTGCGCGTGTTCGGCGATGCATCTGCGCAGGGCGCCCCCGAGCCCTGGCGTACTTCGATCAGGGACGCGGCCCGCGGAACGGCGGGGGAGCTCACGGATGCCCTCGACGCCGCCGTCACCGGCACGGACCTCGAGACGGGTCGACGCTGGTGGTGGGCGGTCTTCGGTGTCCTGCAGTGGGTCGCCTTCGCGGCGCTCGTCGCCGGACTGGTGTGGCTCGGCGTCCTTGCCGTCCTCGGGTTCCTGCAGCTGCCGGCCATCGATGTGCCCCGCGTCGAGGGATTCCCGGTTCCCACGCTCCTGA
- a CDS encoding ABC transporter: MSAPTTAGEPRGLFPLLREVRGALENLVFPLALPGSVEAREAAAAARAQLNDYILPRLASLDAPLIAVVGGSTGAGKSTLVNALVGRPVSVTGAVRPTTRQPLLLHHPEDGAWFDDTRVLPTLSRVRIADDDRADQDQNGVSTLPARAGQAADANTLLLRPTRSLPAGLALLDAPDVDSIADENRRLAGQLLAAADLWLFVTTANRYADAVPWKLLAEAGRRDVLVAIVLDRVPPGVEEEVRSDLLTLLSAENLGHAPIFVVPETPLVGPARMLPAGAVEPITRWLQALAADAEGRRDIARRTVGGAMRALAGRIDSIAAAAAQEQAAGDVLRTAVDGAYRDALADVLAATEDGRLLRGEVLARWQDFVGTGEFMRGLESRIGRARDRVSAFFTGRPAPAATVAEAIGSGLQTVIVEQAARADEVARRRWRAEQAGTALLAGVPSWRAEDFSTAVAREIRAWQQDLLQLVQAEGADKRFTARMLSFGVNGIAVALMVVVFASTGGLTGGELGIAGASAIAGQKLLEAVFGDDAVRRLTVTARRNLSQRVDGLFRQERISFDRCLDPLAQQTPAETLRVLARQLRTALPAGQQPTTIEDNA, encoded by the coding sequence ATGAGTGCACCGACCACCGCCGGCGAGCCCCGCGGGCTGTTCCCCCTGTTGCGGGAGGTACGCGGCGCACTCGAGAACCTCGTGTTCCCGCTCGCCCTGCCCGGGTCCGTGGAGGCCCGCGAAGCGGCTGCCGCAGCCCGGGCCCAGCTGAACGACTACATCCTCCCGCGCCTCGCCAGCCTCGACGCGCCGCTCATCGCCGTCGTCGGGGGATCCACCGGTGCGGGGAAGTCCACCCTGGTGAACGCCCTCGTCGGGCGGCCCGTGTCGGTGACGGGTGCGGTGCGGCCCACCACGCGCCAGCCCCTCCTGCTCCACCATCCCGAGGACGGCGCGTGGTTCGACGACACACGCGTGCTGCCGACCCTGAGCCGCGTGCGCATCGCGGACGACGACCGCGCCGACCAGGATCAGAACGGGGTTTCGACCCTTCCTGCACGCGCCGGGCAGGCAGCCGATGCGAACACGCTGCTGCTGCGCCCCACGCGGTCCCTGCCCGCCGGGCTCGCCCTGCTCGATGCCCCGGACGTCGACTCCATCGCCGACGAGAACCGCAGGCTCGCCGGTCAACTCCTCGCAGCGGCGGATCTCTGGCTCTTCGTCACCACCGCCAACCGCTACGCGGACGCCGTGCCCTGGAAACTGCTGGCCGAGGCAGGCAGGCGCGACGTCCTGGTGGCGATCGTGCTGGACCGCGTCCCGCCGGGGGTGGAGGAGGAGGTCAGGAGCGATCTGCTGACCCTCCTGTCCGCCGAGAACCTCGGGCACGCACCCATCTTCGTCGTCCCGGAGACGCCCCTCGTGGGCCCGGCGAGGATGCTGCCCGCAGGTGCCGTCGAGCCCATCACCCGCTGGCTCCAGGCCCTGGCCGCCGACGCCGAGGGGAGGCGGGACATCGCACGGCGGACGGTGGGCGGTGCGATGCGCGCGCTGGCCGGGCGCATCGACTCGATCGCCGCTGCAGCCGCCCAGGAACAGGCCGCCGGGGATGTACTGCGCACGGCGGTGGACGGCGCGTACCGAGACGCACTGGCAGACGTCCTCGCGGCGACCGAGGACGGCAGGCTGCTGCGCGGCGAGGTCCTGGCGCGCTGGCAGGACTTCGTCGGCACGGGTGAATTCATGCGGGGACTCGAGTCGAGGATCGGACGCGCGCGCGATCGCGTCAGTGCCTTCTTCACGGGCAGGCCGGCTCCTGCCGCGACCGTGGCCGAAGCCATCGGGAGCGGCCTCCAGACGGTCATCGTGGAGCAGGCAGCCCGGGCCGACGAGGTAGCGAGGCGACGCTGGCGGGCGGAGCAGGCCGGGACCGCGCTGCTCGCCGGCGTCCCGTCCTGGCGCGCCGAGGACTTCTCCACCGCGGTGGCACGCGAGATCCGGGCCTGGCAGCAGGACCTGCTGCAGCTCGTCCAGGCCGAAGGAGCGGACAAGCGGTTCACAGCGCGCATGCTGTCCTTCGGGGTCAACGGGATCGCCGTGGCCCTGATGGTGGTGGTGTTCGCCTCCACCGGCGGACTCACCGGAGGCGAGCTGGGCATAGCGGGCGCATCGGCAATCGCCGGACAGAAGCTCCTGGAAGCAGTCTTCGGCGACGACGCCGTGCGGCGCCTGACGGTCACGGCACGCAGGAACCTGTCGCAGCGCGTCGACGGACTGTTCCGCCAGGAACGCATCAGCTTCGACCGCTGTCTCGACCCGCTGGCGCAGCAGACCCCGGCGGAGACGCTGCGGGTACTGGCCCGGCAGCTGCGGACAGCACTGCCCGCCGGGCAGCAGCCCACGACCATCGAGGATAACGCATGA
- a CDS encoding hypothetical protein (possible pseudo due to frameshift), producing MADEWVREYERTLPLHFRAYDDVVPLLDELEARGMPYGAVSNNVHDYQRVKLDRAGLSRVEVLVGIDTVGVAKPDPGIYLEGARRIGTAPARTLYVGDNRLVDAVGARSAGLVGVWLDRAGTGRGSGTDSGTGAAADVPAGGVPAPGRASAEDALEVPRITGLAAVLQFLPSVR from the coding sequence GTGGCGGACGAGTGGGTCCGTGAGTACGAGCGCACCCTGCCGCTGCATTTCCGGGCGTACGACGACGTCGTGCCGCTGCTCGACGAGCTCGAGGCGCGCGGAATGCCCTACGGGGCGGTGAGCAACAACGTGCACGACTACCAGCGGGTGAAGCTGGACCGGGCGGGGCTGTCCCGCGTCGAGGTGCTCGTGGGCATCGACACCGTCGGGGTGGCGAAGCCCGATCCCGGTATCTACCTCGAGGGCGCGCGACGGATCGGGACGGCGCCTGCCCGCACCCTCTACGTCGGGGACAACAGGCTGGTCGATGCCGTGGGTGCGCGATCGGCAGGACTGGTGGGGGTATGGCTGGACCGTGCCGGGACGGGGCGGGGATCCGGGACCGATTCGGGGACGGGCGCCGCGGCGGACGTGCCGGCCGGGGGAGTCCCGGCCCCGGGCCGGGCCTCGGCGGAGGACGCCCTGGAGGTGCCCCGGATCACGGGGCTGGCGGCCGTTTTGCAGTTCCTGCCCTCCGTCCGGTAA